A region of Dermochelys coriacea isolate rDerCor1 chromosome 1, rDerCor1.pri.v4, whole genome shotgun sequence DNA encodes the following proteins:
- the C1H21orf140 gene encoding protein FAM243A, whose amino-acid sequence MYRFVNPLLKHIIHRSSFDAAARKQCLKYLKALRTLQFNGLNTIFLGETDISESLITEEKILQEDSLNWPTWTLVHAASSQGWVPWRYRILLRNELPMKQHEDIFQEFCDSLNKFYGKCIIIVREKRQTKEPTAQEKITHPQVPSVIYMSSIECCPQIAKANGHELLSVPLPYNYLHPMDVAWSSLKWFIINNRKEFCLRSIERTYSYRCILFSDLVEKGLEKMTPSKWKVATNKVRKWENYYLDTFA is encoded by the coding sequence ATGTATCGCTTTGTAAATCCTCTTCTAAAGCACATTATCCACAGGAGTTCCTTTGACGCTGCTGCAAGGAAGCAGTGCCTGAAGTATTTAAAAGCACTTAGGACTCTGCAGTTTAATGGTCTCAACACCATCTTTTTAGGAGAAACTGATATTTCAGAATCTCTCATAACAGAGgaaaagatattgcaggaagACAGCCTGAATTGGCCAACATGGACACTTGTTCATGCTGCAAGCAGTCAAGGCTGGGTGCCTTGGAGATACAGAATATTGCTAAGAAATGAATTGCCCATGAAGCAGCATGAAGACATCTTTCAGGAATTCTGCGATTCTCTGAACAAGTTCTATGGGAAATGCATCATCATAGTGAGAGAGAAAAGGCAGACAAAAGAACCCACCGCTCAGGAGAAGATAACTCACCCCCAGGTCCCATCAGTCATTTACATGTCCAGCATTGAGTGCTGCCCTCAAATTGCTAAAGCCAATGGCCATGagcttctctctgtgcctctgccaTACAACTATCTCCACCCTATGGATGTAGCGTGGTCTTCTTTGAAGTGGTTTATTATCAACAACAGGAAGGAGTTTTGTCTGAGGTCCATTGAGAGAACTTACTCCTACAGGTGTATACTTTTCAGTGACTTGGTTGAGAAAGGACTAGAAAAGATGACTCCAAGCAAATGGAAGGTGGCGACGAACAAAGTGCGGAAATGGGAGAACTACTACCTTGATACATTTGCTTGA